In Cryptomeria japonica chromosome 10, Sugi_1.0, whole genome shotgun sequence, a genomic segment contains:
- the LOC131054232 gene encoding heat stress transcription factor A-2 produces MDSSFFQGGEGEFNIKEEIQAMEARSPPQPIEGLQSTRPPPFLTKTYDMVEDPQTNAVVSWSSANNSFVVWNSHQFSMDLLPKYFKHNNFSSFVRQLNTYGFRKVDPDRWEFANEGFLRGQKHLLKHIQRRRPPSQGQQQQQQGLGACVEVGQFGMEGEIERLRRDKSVLMMEVVRLRHQQQATRNQMQVMGQRIQATEHRQQQMMTFLARAMRNPTFLSQLAQKNQVTKQLDGAKKRRRLPQGEEDGGEAEECQSPSQSSSSQVQIVKYQSNYSTSAPSDPSTTSPMEAFFSNLAQPEDPPNPANDLLHQNGSTQEGLLSPTKFDALQGFEPEAVFDASGALGMGTGDACTSAGNANEDPSATADLDFKTVDVFWEELLGEEFDSQEDSEIEVEPNFPPS; encoded by the exons ATGGACTCGAGCTTTTTCCAGGGGGGTGAGGGTGAGTTCAACATTAAGGAAGAAATTCAAGCGATGGAGGCCAGGAGTCCTCCTCAGCCAATTGAGGGTTTGCAGAGTACAAGGCCGCCCCCGTTTCTAACCAAGACGTATGACATGGTGGAAGATCCTCAGACGAATGCTGTGGTGTCCTGGAGCTCTGCAAATAATAGCTTTGTAGTTTGGAATTCGCATCAATTTTCCATGGATTTGCTTCCGAAGTACTTTAAGCACAACAACTTCTCTAGCTTTGTTCGGCAACTCAATACGTAT GGGTTTAGGAAAGTGGATCCGGATAGATGGGAATTTGCAAACGAAGGGTTTCTGAGAGGGCAGAAGCACTTGCTGAAGCACATTCAGAGGCGCAGGCCTCCATCTCAGggacagcagcagcagcagcagggCCTGGGAGCTTGCGTTGAAGTGGGGCAGTTTGGAATGGAAGGAGAAATTGAACGGCTGAGAAGAGATAAGAGTGTTTTAATGATGGAAGTTGTCAGGCTGAGACACCAGCAACAGGCCACCAGAAACCAGATGCAGGTCATGGGCCAGCGCATCCAGGCCACTGAGCACCGCCAGCAGCAAATGATGACGTTTCTTGCCAGGGCCATGCGAAACCCCACTTTTCTTTCCCAGCTCGCACAGAAAAACCAGGTCACGAAACAACTCGATGGTGCCAAGAAAAGGCGGAGGCTGCCCCAGGGAGAGGAAGACGGAGGCGAAGCAGAAGAATGCCAGTCGCCGTCCCAGTCATCATCTTCGCAAGTCCAGATTGTGAAGTACCAATCCAATTACTCCACCTCTGCCCCTTCTGACCCCTCCACGACGAGTCCTATGGAGGCTTTCTTCTCTAATCTGGCTCAACCGGAGGATCCTCCAAACCCTGCAAATGATTTACTCCACCAGAACGGTTCCACACAAGAAGGGTTATTATCTCCTACTAAATTTGACGCCTTGCAGGGATTCGAACCCGAGGCAGTCTTCGATGCTTCGGGTGCCCTGGGTATGGGCACTGGTGACGCCTGCACCTCCGCAGGCAATGCAAACGAAGATCCTTCTGCTACCGCAGATTTGGATTTCAAAACCGTTGATGTGTTTTGGGAAGAATTGTTGGGTGAAGAGTTCGATTCTCAGGAGGATTCCGAGATTGAAGTGGAACCCAATTTCCCCCCATCCTGA